The following coding sequences are from one Candidatus Neomarinimicrobiota bacterium window:
- the hrcA gene encoding heat-inducible transcription repressor HrcA, which translates to MTENMNDLNRRQKNILRAIIGEFISSAAPVGSKNLKKSNNLKVSPATIRHIMNDLEERGYVFQPHTSAGRVPTDKAYRLYVNELISNDILSIEQQEEVEDSLRPYAVDVESLLSTASSLLGEFTSELGVVIAPLILDGELTGINLYSVASQTVLVVLQLREGFAKTIVLEIQSSLPSDVLEMISGKLNEKLAGLELREIRKTISQRCRDFTNESSGIVKLLIDSADRVFDFSENEKITYSGSANMLSKPEFSDPAKMRNLMKVLENEKKFIKQLQDTTNQNGINITIGKELDDPIISELSFVTSSYKFGHQIGILAVVGPTRMEYKKAISIVNHTAKTLTESFSK; encoded by the coding sequence GTGACCGAAAATATGAATGATTTAAACAGAAGACAAAAGAATATACTAAGAGCGATTATTGGAGAATTTATCTCCTCCGCCGCTCCGGTGGGTTCAAAGAACCTGAAAAAGAGCAATAATTTGAAGGTGAGCCCCGCTACTATTCGTCACATAATGAATGATTTAGAAGAAAGAGGCTATGTTTTTCAGCCGCACACTTCCGCCGGAAGAGTACCTACGGACAAAGCTTATCGCCTCTATGTCAACGAATTAATCTCAAACGATATTCTCAGTATTGAGCAGCAGGAGGAAGTGGAGGATTCGCTTCGCCCTTATGCGGTAGATGTTGAGTCTCTGCTCTCAACAGCAAGCTCGCTATTAGGTGAATTCACTTCAGAATTGGGAGTCGTTATTGCGCCGTTGATACTCGATGGTGAGTTGACCGGAATCAATTTATACTCCGTTGCAAGTCAGACTGTTCTGGTAGTTTTGCAGCTAAGAGAAGGATTTGCGAAAACAATAGTGTTAGAAATTCAATCGTCTCTACCTTCTGATGTTTTAGAAATGATTTCCGGTAAGTTGAATGAAAAGCTTGCAGGACTTGAGTTAAGGGAGATTCGCAAAACGATATCTCAAAGATGTCGCGATTTTACGAATGAAAGTTCAGGCATTGTAAAACTGCTCATTGATTCCGCTGATAGGGTCTTTGACTTCAGTGAGAACGAAAAAATTACCTATAGCGGCTCGGCGAATATGCTTTCAAAACCTGAATTTTCAGATCCTGCGAAGATGAGAAACCTGATGAAGGTTCTTGAGAATGAGAAGAAATTTATTAAGCAACTCCAGGATACGACCAATCAGAATGGTATAAACATAACTATTGGCAAAGAATTGGATGATCCGATAATCTCGGAACTCAGCTTTGTAACCTCGTCATACAAATTTGGGCATCAGATAGGAATACTTGCGGTGGTAGGACCCACGAGAATGGAATACAAAAAAGCAATTTCAATAGTGAATCATACGGCGAAGACCCTGACAGAATCATTTTCTAAGTAA
- a CDS encoding nucleotide exchange factor GrpE: protein MNNEIEVETKESNEIKVAKKKPRAKKPTKLQQALLDIDELKDKALRQAAEYENFKKRSVRESDNAINRTRDYTIASFLPLLDDIERTLSSVKEHKGIDSFVEGIKLIKINFNKILSEKGVVSIESVGNQFDPELHEAMMVENNSDYENNIVIEEFERGFKHGDRILRPSKVKVNRISDGE from the coding sequence ATGAATAATGAAATCGAAGTAGAGACTAAAGAGAGCAACGAAATAAAGGTAGCAAAGAAAAAGCCTCGAGCTAAAAAGCCAACGAAATTACAGCAGGCACTGCTTGATATAGATGAACTTAAAGATAAGGCGCTTAGGCAAGCCGCCGAATATGAGAATTTTAAGAAACGCTCTGTTCGCGAATCGGATAACGCTATAAATAGGACAAGAGATTATACTATAGCGTCCTTTTTACCACTTCTTGACGATATTGAACGGACACTAAGCTCGGTCAAAGAACATAAGGGTATAGATTCTTTCGTGGAAGGAATAAAGCTGATTAAAATAAATTTTAATAAGATACTCAGTGAAAAAGGAGTGGTGTCGATAGAATCAGTGGGTAATCAATTCGATCCCGAATTGCATGAAGCAATGATGGTGGAAAATAATTCTGACTATGAAAATAACATAGTCATTGAAGAATTTGAACGAGGTTTTAAGCATGGCGACAGAATATTGCGACCCTCAAAAGTTAAGGTAAACAGAATTTCTGATGGCGAATGA
- the dnaJ gene encoding molecular chaperone DnaJ, protein MMANDYYDTLGVDRSASEEEIKKSYRKLAMKYHPDRNPGDKTAESTFKEISHAYSVLTDSQKRARYDQFGEAGTSGGGFDPFTGDAFDLSDALRTFMEQGFGGRGGFGSEQSRNEQRRRGNNLKLTLEVSLEEILEGVNRKIKVKRYEACNRCDGVGAERGSDRKTCPVCQGQGQVKQVSRSLFGQFINVHACPNCSGEGSIIDNFCKDCHGSGRKRVNSEVNVDIPAGVTTGNYLTLNGEGNAGERGGPPGDLIVVIQEKEHKYFVRENKNLFIEAKITFSEAALGTEIEVPTLTGKAKLKIPQGVQSGRFLRMRGKGLPGLRGGRKGDQMVRIQVWTPSKISDEQRKLLVKLEKSNGSKPPEIIGKGYFANISD, encoded by the coding sequence CTGATGGCGAATGACTATTATGATACCCTTGGTGTAGATCGTTCAGCATCCGAGGAAGAGATTAAAAAATCTTATAGAAAGCTCGCAATGAAATATCATCCTGACCGTAACCCGGGAGATAAAACAGCGGAGAGCACTTTTAAAGAAATCTCACATGCATATTCTGTATTGACAGACAGTCAGAAAAGAGCAAGATATGATCAGTTCGGGGAAGCGGGAACGAGCGGTGGCGGATTTGATCCATTCACGGGTGACGCATTCGACCTTTCCGATGCGCTTCGCACTTTCATGGAGCAAGGCTTTGGCGGGAGAGGCGGGTTCGGCTCCGAGCAAAGCAGAAACGAACAACGAAGACGCGGTAATAATCTAAAACTTACATTAGAAGTTTCCCTTGAAGAAATACTCGAAGGGGTAAATAGGAAAATAAAAGTTAAGAGATATGAAGCGTGTAATAGATGTGATGGTGTTGGTGCGGAGAGAGGAAGCGATAGAAAAACCTGCCCTGTCTGTCAGGGTCAAGGTCAGGTAAAGCAAGTCAGCAGATCTCTTTTCGGGCAATTTATTAATGTTCACGCTTGTCCGAATTGTAGCGGTGAAGGATCTATCATCGACAATTTCTGCAAAGATTGTCATGGTTCGGGAAGAAAACGGGTTAATAGCGAGGTAAATGTGGATATTCCCGCGGGAGTTACAACAGGAAACTATTTGACCTTAAACGGTGAGGGAAATGCAGGCGAGCGAGGCGGGCCACCCGGTGATTTAATAGTCGTTATTCAGGAAAAGGAGCATAAATATTTCGTTCGAGAAAACAAAAATTTATTTATCGAAGCAAAGATAACTTTTTCTGAAGCTGCTTTAGGAACAGAAATCGAGGTGCCCACATTAACAGGAAAGGCAAAATTAAAAATCCCACAGGGCGTACAGTCAGGGCGTTTTTTACGAATGCGAGGAAAAGGTTTACCCGGATTACGAGGCGGTAGAAAAGGGGATCAGATGGTTCGCATTCAGGTTTGGACCCCATCCAAAATCAGTGATGAACAAAGAAAATTGTTGGTTAAGCTGGAAAAAAGTAACGGATCCAAACCACCTGAAATAATTGGCAAAGGGTACTTTGCTAATATATCAGATTAG
- a CDS encoding helix-hairpin-helix domain-containing protein — MNKYFTQKESVAIGFLAIAFLVGEGVNFYREKAAKERLEKSLPLLVSENRKFLETTSMLEAQFEKENQGIEFNDNGSLKSLNINVVGLDALTLLPGVGKVIAGRMLDRRIRKGPFETAEELLAIKGIGPKKFKNIQPYLIINDSTMKYKNQ, encoded by the coding sequence ATGAATAAATATTTTACACAAAAAGAATCTGTGGCAATCGGTTTTCTTGCTATAGCGTTTCTTGTGGGCGAAGGTGTAAATTTCTACAGGGAGAAGGCAGCAAAAGAGCGCTTGGAAAAATCTCTCCCATTACTTGTAAGCGAGAACAGAAAATTTCTTGAGACAACTTCCATGCTCGAAGCTCAGTTTGAAAAAGAAAATCAAGGAATAGAATTTAACGATAATGGTTCTCTAAAATCGCTCAATATAAACGTTGTCGGACTTGATGCGCTGACATTACTGCCCGGTGTTGGAAAAGTAATCGCCGGCCGAATGTTAGATAGAAGAATCAGAAAAGGTCCTTTTGAAACCGCAGAAGAATTGCTTGCTATCAAAGGTATCGGCCCAAAGAAATTTAAAAATATTCAACCGTATCTGATTATAAATGATTCAACAATGAAGTATAAGAACCAATAA
- the pilM gene encoding pilus assembly protein PilM, with protein MSADNNQKFPCVGISMEGSIIRSVELGVDNGKHKLLAVNEMEASSNLWEEIRSDSGNSEQLLSYLNPAIEALPEKPKSIAIALDSKSAVIKVHLVDTGLPEEEKDEFIQWEARKRLGDSYGEYAVTIYPLLEEIPKFSKYLSVSVKNETIELLDSICSSLDIPLEVIDVDVFAGINAVLFLNEQASSGKTSIFRYLENEYTVTNLIDGEFINSSLFHKEKDGSTFIVNSSSKDKDTEDIISSLSSDNPSSPLKIVDNIYIYQGAAQGALLKPLLEKDGDGRIMEVNPFSEIELGDGVNKAVFEDNPARFTETFGMAVRLLDNEEGS; from the coding sequence TTGAGCGCTGATAATAATCAGAAGTTTCCATGCGTCGGTATCAGTATGGAAGGAAGCATAATTCGTTCAGTAGAATTAGGGGTGGATAATGGCAAGCACAAACTCCTGGCTGTTAACGAGATGGAAGCTTCGAGTAATTTATGGGAAGAAATTCGATCTGATTCGGGCAATTCCGAACAATTATTATCATATTTGAACCCTGCAATTGAAGCGTTACCTGAAAAACCGAAATCTATCGCTATCGCATTAGATTCTAAGTCAGCAGTTATAAAAGTTCATCTTGTTGATACCGGGCTTCCGGAAGAAGAAAAAGACGAATTTATTCAGTGGGAGGCGAGAAAACGGTTGGGAGATTCGTATGGTGAATATGCAGTTACAATTTACCCGCTTTTAGAAGAAATCCCCAAATTCAGTAAATACCTATCCGTATCTGTAAAAAATGAAACGATTGAGCTATTAGACTCAATTTGTTCCTCTCTGGATATTCCGCTTGAGGTCATTGATGTGGATGTTTTTGCAGGAATAAATGCCGTATTATTTCTTAATGAACAGGCTTCATCGGGGAAAACATCAATTTTTAGATATTTGGAAAACGAATATACCGTAACTAATTTAATTGACGGAGAATTTATAAACAGCTCTCTGTTTCATAAAGAAAAAGATGGTTCGACTTTTATCGTTAACTCGTCCTCAAAAGATAAGGATACGGAAGATATTATCAGTTCACTTTCATCGGATAATCCTTCAAGTCCATTGAAAATTGTAGATAATATTTATATCTATCAAGGTGCTGCGCAGGGTGCATTATTAAAACCGTTGTTAGAAAAAGACGGGGATGGCAGGATTATGGAGGTTAATCCTTTTAGTGAAATAGAGCTGGGCGATGGCGTTAATAAAGCAGTGTTTGAAGATAATCCCGCTCGATTTACAGAAACATTTGGTATGGCGGTTCGGCTGTTGGACAACGAAGAAGGTTCTTAA
- the rsmD gene encoding 16S rRNA (guanine(966)-N(2))-methyltransferase RsmD → MVRIISGTLRGNKLANFTGNDVRPTSDRIKEWIFNVLGNIEGSKVLDLFAGTGNLGIEAISRGAESVTFVDRSSKSLQLIKKNVTLMKLENSVEIQRKDSLKFIGKKNKGEFDLIFADPPYSYSDSSRLTLGVINILPQSGTFVYETSMKVSKNLPIEPGRVKKFGETVINIYRGEN, encoded by the coding sequence ATGGTAAGAATTATATCCGGTACCCTGCGCGGTAATAAACTTGCTAATTTTACCGGTAACGATGTTCGTCCCACTTCAGACAGGATTAAGGAATGGATATTCAACGTACTTGGCAATATCGAAGGCTCGAAAGTTCTTGATTTATTCGCGGGAACGGGCAATCTCGGCATAGAAGCTATCAGTAGAGGAGCGGAATCTGTCACATTTGTTGACAGATCATCTAAATCACTTCAGTTAATAAAGAAAAATGTAACTCTTATGAAATTAGAAAACAGTGTAGAGATTCAGCGAAAAGATTCTCTGAAATTTATCGGTAAAAAAAATAAAGGCGAGTTTGACCTCATATTTGCCGATCCTCCTTATTCGTATTCTGATTCATCACGTTTAACGCTGGGAGTTATAAATATTTTGCCGCAATCCGGTACTTTCGTCTATGAAACGTCTATGAAAGTAAGTAAAAACTTGCCGATAGAGCCCGGTCGGGTGAAAAAGTTCGGTGAAACAGTAATCAACATTTACAGAGGTGAAAATTGA
- the coaD gene encoding pantetheine-phosphate adenylyltransferase: MKIAVYPGTFDPITNGHIDIIQRGLRIFDKIIVTVAVNPGKSPLFSLEERIEMIEQSIGAVENVEVAQFHGLIAEYLKSVNAIAMIRGLRAISDFEYEFQMSLMNRKLNEEVETVFLMPAQEYIHLNSTIIKEVASFNGDISEYVPKNVEDKLNEKYGR; encoded by the coding sequence TTGAAAATCGCAGTATATCCCGGAACATTCGACCCTATTACTAACGGACATATCGACATTATTCAAAGAGGGTTGCGTATCTTCGACAAGATTATAGTCACGGTTGCCGTAAATCCGGGAAAGTCACCACTATTCAGTCTTGAAGAAAGAATAGAAATGATCGAGCAGTCAATTGGAGCGGTAGAAAATGTGGAAGTTGCTCAATTTCACGGTCTGATAGCCGAATACCTTAAAAGTGTGAACGCTATCGCTATGATTAGGGGTCTGAGAGCTATTTCGGATTTCGAATACGAGTTTCAAATGTCTCTTATGAATCGGAAATTAAACGAGGAAGTAGAAACAGTATTTCTTATGCCTGCGCAAGAATATATCCACTTGAATTCTACGATAATCAAAGAAGTCGCAAGTTTTAACGGTGATATAAGCGAATACGTACCGAAAAACGTCGAAGACAAACTGAACGAAAAGTACGGCAGGTAA
- the pta gene encoding phosphate acetyltransferase, whose protein sequence is MNPIDRIIHKATAVGSSLVFPEGEDLRVINAAAAIIESKIASVTLLGDVGKIQITASENNLDLNRISLIDASASEYENEFSEIVKSKLSDKDSSAESISEIVENPVNFGALMVSTGKVDGCIAGAVNRSGDVIRAALKFIGLDEKSRLLSGSFLMLSPDGNKAYTFADCGVIPDPSAAVLAKIAIASARNHNSLTGEEPRIAFLSFSTKGSANHKRVEKMREALQAAQKECPEYLMDGELQFDAAFDAKIGGEKAPESDVAGRANVFIFPDLDSGNIAYKIAQRMGGYEALGPILQGLKFPMNDLSRGCSSEDIVKVAAITAVQTENVNRKENNIYAHV, encoded by the coding sequence TTGAATCCAATTGACCGAATAATTCATAAGGCAACAGCTGTCGGCAGCAGTTTGGTTTTCCCTGAGGGAGAAGATTTAAGGGTAATCAACGCCGCCGCTGCAATTATAGAATCGAAAATCGCAAGTGTTACGCTGCTTGGAGATGTGGGGAAAATTCAAATAACAGCATCGGAAAACAATCTCGACTTGAATCGGATTTCGCTGATTGACGCTTCCGCTTCCGAATATGAAAATGAATTCAGTGAGATAGTAAAAAGTAAACTCAGCGATAAAGATTCGTCTGCCGAATCTATCTCCGAAATTGTCGAAAACCCCGTAAATTTCGGCGCTCTGATGGTATCAACGGGTAAAGTGGACGGATGCATCGCAGGAGCTGTAAACAGAAGCGGGGACGTTATCAGAGCCGCGCTCAAATTCATAGGCTTGGATGAAAAATCACGTCTGCTTTCCGGTTCTTTTCTTATGCTCTCTCCCGACGGAAACAAGGCATATACATTCGCCGATTGCGGCGTTATTCCTGACCCTTCCGCAGCTGTGTTGGCAAAGATTGCAATTGCGTCGGCCAGAAACCATAATAGTTTGACGGGAGAAGAGCCCAGGATAGCGTTTCTTTCTTTCTCCACAAAAGGAAGCGCGAATCACAAGCGGGTTGAGAAAATGAGAGAGGCTTTACAGGCAGCACAGAAAGAATGCCCGGAATATCTCATGGACGGTGAATTGCAGTTCGATGCGGCATTTGACGCAAAAATCGGTGGAGAAAAAGCTCCCGAAAGTGATGTAGCGGGACGGGCGAATGTGTTTATTTTCCCCGATCTCGATAGCGGAAATATCGCTTATAAAATAGCTCAGAGAATGGGCGGCTATGAAGCGCTTGGACCGATTCTTCAGGGTCTAAAATTTCCTATGAATGATTTGTCAAGGGGATGCTCCTCCGAGGATATAGTTAAGGTAGCCGCTATAACAGCTGTTCAGACAGAAAATGTAAACAGGAAAGAGAATAATATTTATGCCCACGTATGA
- a CDS encoding zinc ribbon domain-containing protein — protein sequence MPTYDYQCSNCGFRFEEFQNIFADPIKKCPDCKKNKVIRIISGGAGLIFKGSGFYITDYKNKKPTETKSAETKSTDKKPKKKETAKSSAEKKD from the coding sequence ATGCCCACGTATGATTATCAATGTTCCAATTGCGGATTTCGGTTCGAAGAATTTCAGAATATTTTTGCTGATCCGATTAAAAAATGCCCGGATTGCAAAAAGAATAAAGTTATCAGAATTATTAGCGGCGGCGCAGGATTAATATTTAAGGGATCGGGATTTTATATTACCGATTACAAAAATAAAAAGCCGACTGAAACTAAATCAGCTGAAACTAAATCAACGGATAAAAAACCAAAGAAAAAAGAGACAGCGAAAAGCAGTGCCGAAAAAAAAGATTAA